In one window of Metasolibacillus fluoroglycofenilyticus DNA:
- a CDS encoding FecCD family ABC transporter permease yields MINNTLKSIMEGRQRRKRRFVLTTSVLTVISVILCGTMLMLGNTIYPLQDVIRVLLGQDVQGASFAVGTIRFPRMLAGVFAGFAFGVGGYTFQTILRNPLANPNVIGITAGSSAAAVFCIIVLQASNTVVSLASIIGGLATVLIIYALSKGSSFSIGRLILIGIGIQAMLNAFISYLMLIGNTHDIPAAMRWLSGSLNGAKMETLFPLIIAVLLFTPVLLFFGKQLEMLELGEQAATSLGVNTNQTRFILIICSVLIIALATAATGPIAFVAFLAGPIAKRLVGVGFSNILPAGLIGVILVLAADLIGQFAFTARYPVGVITGIIGAPYLIYLLIRINRKGDI; encoded by the coding sequence ATGATAAATAATACATTGAAATCTATAATGGAAGGCAGACAACGAAGAAAAAGACGCTTTGTGCTAACAACGTCTGTGCTCACTGTTATTTCAGTAATACTTTGCGGCACAATGCTAATGCTTGGCAACACGATTTATCCTCTTCAAGATGTTATACGTGTGCTCTTAGGTCAAGATGTGCAAGGAGCCTCTTTCGCTGTAGGTACAATTCGCTTCCCTCGAATGCTGGCAGGCGTGTTTGCTGGCTTTGCATTTGGTGTAGGTGGTTATACTTTCCAAACAATACTGCGTAATCCTTTAGCCAACCCGAATGTTATCGGTATTACAGCCGGTTCAAGTGCTGCTGCTGTATTTTGTATTATTGTCCTCCAAGCAAGTAATACTGTTGTGTCCCTTGCTTCAATCATTGGTGGATTAGCTACTGTACTTATTATCTATGCATTATCAAAAGGCTCTTCTTTTTCAATTGGCAGATTAATTTTAATCGGAATTGGTATTCAAGCAATGTTGAATGCATTCATCTCTTATTTAATGCTAATTGGCAATACACACGATATTCCAGCTGCAATGAGATGGTTAAGTGGAAGTTTGAATGGGGCAAAAATGGAAACTTTATTTCCATTAATTATTGCTGTCCTTCTTTTCACACCTGTGCTTTTATTTTTCGGAAAACAGTTAGAAATGCTTGAGCTTGGTGAACAGGCGGCTACCTCTTTAGGTGTAAACACAAATCAAACGAGATTTATTTTAATTATTTGTTCCGTATTAATCATTGCGCTTGCCACAGCAGCGACAGGACCGATTGCCTTTGTTGCGTTCCTTGCTGGACCAATTGCCAAAAGGTTAGTTGGTGTTGGGTTTTCAAATATACTACCAGCCGGTCTAATTGGTGTTATTTTAGTATTGGCTGCAGACTTAATTGGTCAATTCGCATTTACAGCTAGATATCCAGTAGGTGTTATTACCGGAATCATTGGTGCACCTTACTTAATTTACTTGTTAATTCGAATCAATCGAAAGGGAGATATATAA
- a CDS encoding PHP domain-containing protein, with translation MKVDLHMHSTYSDGSNTLEELFRQAKTVGLTHISVVDHDTVHHFEEGQQLAEKYNIHFIPGIEISAYDFERGRKVHMLGYQLQGSCEHIRQLCQPLLNRRHEHTLWQMHQIQEAGFAITEEQAYERIAKVNVLYKQHIMDVLTTASFDSKDYQTLYRSLFKNNGVAASDIRYVDVFAALRAIKADGGIAVLAHPGQLDSYEIAEELIKEGLDGIELVHPDHNEQDYERIVTMANKHGLLMTGGSDYHGRYGTEIALGKYTMQHLYMPQFVNA, from the coding sequence ATGAAGGTTGATTTGCATATGCATAGCACATATTCGGATGGCTCAAATACGTTAGAGGAGCTTTTTCGACAAGCAAAGACAGTAGGTTTAACACATATTAGTGTCGTTGACCATGATACGGTTCATCATTTTGAAGAAGGACAGCAGCTTGCCGAGAAGTATAATATTCATTTTATTCCGGGTATAGAGATTTCAGCCTATGATTTTGAGCGTGGTCGCAAAGTGCATATGCTAGGCTATCAATTACAAGGTTCATGTGAGCATATTCGCCAGCTTTGTCAGCCATTGTTGAATCGTCGTCATGAGCATACACTTTGGCAAATGCATCAAATTCAGGAGGCGGGCTTTGCCATTACAGAGGAGCAGGCATACGAGCGTATAGCTAAAGTAAATGTGCTTTACAAACAGCATATTATGGATGTGTTAACGACTGCGTCTTTTGATTCCAAGGATTATCAAACATTGTATAGGTCATTGTTTAAAAATAATGGCGTAGCTGCCAGCGATATTCGCTATGTCGATGTATTCGCTGCATTGCGTGCGATTAAAGCAGATGGGGGTATTGCTGTGCTGGCACATCCCGGTCAACTTGATTCCTATGAAATTGCAGAGGAATTGATTAAGGAGGGGCTAGATGGTATTGAGCTAGTACATCCAGATCATAATGAACAGGATTATGAACGAATTGTAACGATGGCAAACAAGCATGGCTTATTAATGACAGGTGGCTCTGATTACCACGGTCGATATGGCACAGAAATCGCGCTTGGTAAATATACGATGCAACATTTGTATATGCCGCAATTTGTAAATGCTTAG
- the phnL gene encoding phosphonate C-P lyase system protein PhnL — MRMITVENLHKSFMIHHLSRTLPALQDVSLHVPEGSFLGIVGKSGSGKSTILKSIYRTYEPQKGKILFQSEAYGTIDLVQATAREVVYLRKHEIGYVSQFLNVMPRTTALELVEQSLLDLGVSRAEATPKAQQALKHFDIDEALWNSYPNMFSGGEKLRLNIACAIVKEPRLLLLDEPTASLDQASKLKVREAIEKLKANGTTLIGIFHDLEFMEGLCDNVFHMEKIQGKELV; from the coding sequence GTGAGGATGATAACCGTAGAAAATTTGCATAAAAGCTTTATGATTCATCATTTAAGTAGAACATTGCCAGCATTGCAAGACGTTTCATTGCATGTTCCCGAAGGTAGCTTTTTAGGCATTGTCGGAAAAAGTGGGAGTGGGAAATCAACGATTTTAAAAAGCATTTATCGCACATATGAGCCACAGAAGGGCAAGATTTTATTTCAATCTGAGGCGTATGGCACGATTGATTTAGTACAGGCAACAGCGCGTGAAGTCGTTTATTTACGCAAGCATGAAATTGGCTATGTTTCGCAATTTTTAAATGTCATGCCACGTACAACAGCGTTGGAGCTAGTCGAGCAATCGCTGCTTGATTTAGGCGTATCGAGGGCAGAGGCTACACCGAAGGCACAACAAGCACTAAAGCATTTTGATATAGACGAGGCGCTATGGAATAGCTATCCGAATATGTTCTCTGGCGGTGAAAAGCTCCGTTTAAATATTGCCTGTGCTATTGTGAAAGAGCCGCGTTTATTACTGCTGGATGAACCGACAGCAAGTCTTGACCAAGCATCTAAATTGAAGGTGCGAGAGGCAATTGAAAAGCTCAAAGCAAACGGCACGACGTTAATTGGTATTTTTCATGATTTAGAGTTCATGGAAGGCTTATGTGACAACGTCTTTCATATGGAAAAAATACAAGGAAAGGAGCTTGTGTAA
- a CDS encoding PhnD/SsuA/transferrin family substrate-binding protein, which yields MSKKWILLFSMILCAIFLVACNSEEGTSSGTVAANESNGNAAKSKSNEPLVMVWYPNESGSEMAGARDAFGKIFEEATGRKVEQKLTTDYAIAIEAIASGNAQVAFMGPQGYIEANNKSADVQPIVVPSGSSGTLEDAVYYSWLAVPKDKADEYKVNGEFSIDTIANKKMSFVSASSTSGFKVPSSSIVAHFSKQDAYKSLKQDDLIESNALFPEVLFGDSHQGSAVNMLMERSDVSAFCDTCVSAYVDLVEGEPNTAGAVYRVKDDAAAPFNNLPGKEFTLISSTPVLNSPFVVNTSALTAEEITKLTELLISDETANNKTIFVPKDSGEIGLFSKSADERFVQVNDAWFDPIRKLSE from the coding sequence ATGAGCAAAAAATGGATTTTACTATTTTCGATGATTTTATGTGCAATTTTTCTAGTTGCTTGTAACTCAGAGGAAGGTACATCTTCAGGTACAGTGGCTGCTAATGAATCTAATGGAAATGCAGCGAAGTCTAAATCGAATGAGCCATTAGTGATGGTATGGTATCCAAATGAATCAGGTTCTGAAATGGCTGGTGCTCGCGATGCATTCGGCAAGATTTTTGAAGAGGCAACAGGTCGCAAAGTAGAACAAAAATTAACGACAGATTATGCGATTGCTATTGAAGCGATTGCTAGTGGTAATGCACAAGTCGCTTTCATGGGTCCACAAGGTTATATCGAGGCGAACAATAAAAGCGCAGATGTGCAGCCAATCGTTGTACCTTCTGGTAGTTCAGGTACATTGGAGGATGCAGTTTATTACAGTTGGTTAGCAGTTCCAAAGGATAAAGCTGATGAATATAAGGTAAATGGTGAATTCTCAATTGATACAATTGCGAATAAAAAAATGTCATTCGTATCCGCATCATCAACATCAGGCTTTAAAGTGCCTTCTAGCTCAATCGTTGCACACTTTTCGAAACAGGATGCTTATAAATCATTGAAACAGGACGATTTAATCGAGTCCAATGCGTTATTCCCAGAAGTGCTATTTGGCGATTCTCACCAAGGTTCAGCGGTGAATATGTTAATGGAGCGTTCAGATGTGTCCGCTTTTTGTGATACATGTGTCTCAGCATACGTAGATTTAGTGGAAGGTGAACCGAATACGGCAGGTGCAGTTTACCGCGTAAAGGATGATGCAGCAGCACCGTTTAATAATTTACCTGGTAAAGAATTTACATTGATTTCGTCTACACCTGTATTAAACTCGCCATTTGTAGTAAACACATCTGCATTAACAGCAGAAGAAATTACGAAGCTAACAGAGCTATTAATTTCGGATGAAACAGCAAATAATAAAACGATTTTCGTACCAAAGGATTCAGGGGAAATTGGTCTGTTTTCTAAATCAGCAGACGAGCGCTTTGTACAAGTAAATGATGCTTGGTTTGACCCAATCCGAAAATTGTCTGAGTAG
- a CDS encoding PhnE/PtxC family ABC transporter permease, producing the protein MTTTNFLRMKKWKMTGIIVLLLVIVYGSSIITDFDLLKGVASIPGTITWIATNLIPDAAAMENLPKVLSRLWETIVLSVIASTTAAICAFFFAIFGSKTTQINRTIAFCTRFIASVFRNIPIVAWALVLVISFGHNVVTGYFALFISTFGTLVRMFMETIDEASADGVEALNATGATYFQMVFKGVLPDTMPQMLSWLFYMIETNIRSATLIGLLTGTGIGYLFDLHYKRLDYGTLGLITLSIIIVVIAIEFASNKVRRMIL; encoded by the coding sequence ATGACAACGACCAATTTTTTAAGAATGAAAAAATGGAAGATGACAGGCATTATTGTGCTCTTATTAGTAATTGTGTACGGCTCTTCGATAATAACTGATTTTGATTTACTTAAAGGAGTCGCATCAATTCCCGGAACGATTACTTGGATTGCTACAAATCTTATACCCGATGCAGCAGCTATGGAAAATTTGCCAAAGGTGCTATCGCGCTTATGGGAGACGATTGTTTTATCCGTAATTGCATCAACAACAGCAGCTATATGTGCTTTCTTTTTTGCCATTTTTGGCTCTAAAACAACACAAATTAATCGTACCATAGCATTTTGTACACGCTTCATTGCCTCTGTATTTCGTAATATTCCTATTGTTGCATGGGCGTTAGTGCTAGTTATTTCATTTGGTCATAATGTGGTAACAGGCTATTTTGCATTGTTTATTTCTACATTTGGCACGTTAGTGCGTATGTTTATGGAAACAATTGACGAGGCAAGCGCAGATGGTGTGGAAGCCTTAAATGCAACGGGTGCTACTTATTTTCAAATGGTCTTTAAAGGTGTTTTACCAGATACGATGCCACAAATGCTGAGCTGGCTCTTTTATATGATTGAAACAAATATACGCAGTGCGACATTAATTGGATTATTAACAGGTACGGGGATTGGTTATTTATTCGACTTGCATTATAAGCGATTAGATTACGGTACACTTGGTTTAATTACATTGTCAATTATCATAGTTGTCATTGCGATTGAATTTGCCTCAAATAAAGTAAGGAGGATGATTTTATAA
- the phnM gene encoding phosphonate metabolism protein PhnM gives MIAIVNGVIVTEQQFLYDHVVLIEDAVIKQIVHQADVQLDGVEVINANGGYVSPGFVDIHSDYIETIVSPRPNSVMNMNIGLRESERILMTHGITTIFHSLSYYGDDKYSHKAIRNPENVQKCVDAISASHDEPHLIRHRLHARFEIDSVGQLQQLEENILDGKVHLLSFMDHTPGQGQYRNLEIYKNIMRGYRSMTEHEADTLIKEQIDKEKITLEDIERLSRLAISHNIAVASHDDDDIQKLALVQSYGTTISEFPITLDVAKEATRLGLQTIAGAPNILLGGSHTGNLSAAEAIQAGVIHIICSDYYPPAMLLGIFELASKYDEDLHALFQLVTINPAKAVNMGHEIGSIAVEKKADIIIIEQMADGYPVVTTTIVDGKVILRTNYR, from the coding sequence ATGATTGCCATTGTAAATGGAGTGATTGTAACAGAGCAGCAATTTTTATATGACCACGTTGTCCTCATTGAAGATGCGGTGATTAAACAAATTGTTCATCAAGCGGATGTCCAGCTAGATGGAGTAGAGGTCATTAATGCCAATGGGGGTTATGTGTCACCGGGATTTGTCGATATTCATTCAGATTATATTGAAACGATTGTTAGCCCGCGTCCCAATTCAGTAATGAACATGAATATTGGCTTGCGTGAAAGTGAGCGTATTTTAATGACGCATGGGATTACAACAATCTTTCATTCATTGTCATACTATGGCGATGATAAATATTCGCATAAGGCGATTCGCAATCCCGAAAATGTGCAGAAATGCGTTGATGCTATCAGTGCCTCGCATGATGAGCCACATTTAATTCGTCATCGCTTACATGCACGCTTTGAAATTGATTCAGTCGGTCAATTACAGCAGTTAGAGGAAAATATTTTAGATGGTAAAGTACATTTACTGTCGTTTATGGACCATACACCGGGGCAAGGGCAGTATCGCAATTTAGAAATATATAAAAACATTATGCGTGGCTATCGCTCAATGACAGAGCATGAGGCAGACACGTTAATTAAAGAGCAAATTGATAAAGAAAAAATTACGTTAGAGGATATTGAGCGTCTAAGTCGTTTAGCGATTTCGCATAATATTGCCGTTGCCTCACATGATGATGACGATATACAAAAGCTAGCACTTGTTCAATCGTATGGCACGACGATTAGTGAGTTTCCAATTACGTTAGATGTGGCGAAGGAAGCGACACGATTAGGCTTACAAACGATAGCGGGTGCACCGAATATTTTATTAGGTGGCTCGCATACAGGCAATTTAAGTGCGGCAGAGGCCATTCAGGCAGGGGTTATTCATATTATTTGTAGCGACTACTATCCACCGGCGATGCTGCTCGGTATTTTCGAGCTTGCTAGTAAATATGATGAGGACTTACACGCCCTATTCCAGCTTGTGACGATAAATCCTGCAAAAGCTGTTAATATGGGGCATGAGATTGGCTCCATCGCAGTAGAAAAAAAGGCAGACATTATCATTATTGAGCAAATGGCAGATGGCTATCCTGTTGTGACAACAACAATTGTCGACGGTAAAGTTATTTTACGAACGAATTATCGATAA
- the phnC gene encoding phosphonate ABC transporter ATP-binding protein, with protein sequence MPTITLDRPAEQGVTKEAAIVTQTVLELRNIEKSYDMKTLIIKDIDLQLKQGEFVSIIGPSGAGKSTLLRCINRMIEPTDGDIIFDGTNITQLNKAALRKQRTKIGMVFQHYNLVSRLTVFENVLHGRFGYKSTLQGILGLYTEEEKILALSILEKLGMKDHVYKRCDQLSGGQKQRVGIARALVQQPKLLLCDEPIASLDPNSSKVIMDHLKEISQSMGITVLVNLHQVDVALKYSDRIIGLNRGSKLFDDLPKRLNQMDIRNIYGAEVDELIFE encoded by the coding sequence ATGCCAACGATTACGTTAGATCGCCCAGCAGAGCAAGGGGTGACGAAAGAAGCGGCAATTGTCACGCAAACTGTTTTGGAATTGCGCAATATTGAAAAAAGCTATGATATGAAAACGCTAATTATAAAAGATATTGATTTACAGTTGAAGCAAGGGGAATTTGTCTCGATTATTGGACCATCAGGTGCGGGAAAATCAACATTGCTACGTTGCATTAACCGCATGATTGAACCGACGGACGGAGACATCATTTTCGACGGAACGAATATTACACAATTAAATAAAGCAGCACTTCGCAAACAACGCACAAAAATTGGCATGGTGTTTCAGCACTACAATTTAGTTTCGCGCCTAACGGTATTTGAAAATGTATTGCATGGTCGCTTTGGCTACAAATCGACGCTACAAGGTATTTTAGGCTTGTATACAGAGGAAGAAAAAATATTGGCGTTATCCATTTTAGAGAAGCTTGGAATGAAGGACCATGTATATAAGCGTTGTGACCAGCTAAGTGGCGGTCAGAAGCAACGTGTTGGTATCGCACGAGCACTTGTACAGCAGCCGAAATTATTATTATGCGATGAGCCAATTGCTTCGCTCGACCCAAATTCTTCAAAGGTTATTATGGATCATTTAAAGGAAATTTCTCAGTCGATGGGTATAACAGTACTTGTGAACTTACATCAAGTAGATGTAGCGTTGAAATATTCTGACCGCATTATCGGTTTAAATCGAGGCTCAAAATTGTTCGACGATTTACCGAAGCGCTTAAATCAAATGGATATTCGCAATATTTATGGTGCAGAAGTAGATGAGCTTATTTTTGAATAG
- a CDS encoding ATP-binding cassette domain-containing protein has translation MREQPILQVHKLSKQYGKGCSHCRGENVRLEKNYCPACKTVYACRDISFELYRGEILGIVGESGSGKSTLMKSLYFDEQITSGVGLLKDFKDGTANIFEQSRQQQRFIRNTILGMVYQNPMLGLNMEFSSMSNIAEKQIAAGNRHVRNMENRSLELLGHVNIPLFRSKEAPKNFSGGMQQRVQIAKALSNNPPVLLLDEVTTGLDLSVQADVLDLIKSIQRELNISMIVVSHDLAVIRMLADRTIVMLNGQIIEHGLTDQVLEDPQHAYTQQLVYSLL, from the coding sequence ATGAGGGAGCAACCAATTTTACAAGTTCACAAGCTATCAAAGCAGTATGGAAAGGGCTGTAGCCATTGTCGAGGCGAGAATGTTCGGTTAGAAAAAAATTATTGTCCAGCTTGTAAAACAGTTTATGCATGTCGCGATATTTCCTTTGAGCTGTATCGTGGCGAAATACTTGGCATTGTTGGGGAAAGTGGTAGCGGTAAGTCAACTTTAATGAAGAGCTTGTATTTTGATGAGCAAATTACGAGTGGTGTTGGTTTATTAAAGGATTTTAAAGATGGTACAGCAAATATTTTCGAGCAATCTCGTCAGCAGCAACGTTTTATTCGTAATACAATACTCGGCATGGTTTATCAAAATCCCATGCTTGGCTTAAATATGGAGTTTTCTTCGATGAGTAATATTGCAGAAAAGCAAATTGCTGCAGGGAATCGTCATGTGCGCAATATGGAAAATCGCAGCTTAGAGCTACTCGGTCATGTCAATATTCCGCTTTTCCGTAGCAAGGAAGCACCTAAAAACTTTTCAGGTGGTATGCAGCAGCGGGTACAAATTGCCAAAGCTTTATCCAATAACCCACCTGTTTTATTGCTTGATGAGGTGACGACAGGGCTAGATTTATCAGTACAGGCAGATGTGCTTGATTTAATTAAGTCAATCCAACGTGAATTGAATATTTCAATGATAGTTGTCTCACATGATTTAGCTGTTATACGTATGCTTGCAGACCGCACAATTGTTATGCTCAATGGTCAGATTATAGAGCATGGCTTGACAGACCAAGTATTAGAGGACCCACAGCATGCCTATACGCAGCAGCTAGTTTATTCATTGTTATAA
- a CDS encoding ABC transporter ATP-binding protein, translating into MKPTHTLLAEHIVSGYEQKMILEDVSIGIPSNKISIIIGANGCGKSTLLKTMARLIKPTGGQVVLDGKSIHQMPPKQLARVLGLLPQSPVVPEGITVADLVGRGRFPHQTLFKGWSKQDYEAVAEALEMMNITEFADRNIDELSGGQRQRVWIAMALAQQTDILFLDEPTTFLDITYQVEILDLLTDLNKKYGTTIVMVLHDINLSARYADYLFALKNGRLLAEGAPQSIITSELIKETFDLDSMVIEDPVSKTPLIVPVGRYHCV; encoded by the coding sequence ATGAAACCAACACACACACTTTTAGCTGAACATATTGTATCTGGTTATGAACAAAAAATGATTTTAGAAGATGTCAGCATTGGTATTCCTAGCAATAAAATCAGCATTATAATTGGTGCCAACGGTTGCGGAAAGTCCACATTATTAAAAACGATGGCGCGCCTTATTAAACCGACAGGCGGTCAAGTTGTGCTAGATGGCAAATCAATTCATCAAATGCCACCAAAGCAATTAGCACGTGTGCTAGGACTTTTACCACAATCACCTGTCGTACCAGAAGGTATTACGGTTGCCGATTTAGTCGGACGCGGTCGCTTCCCTCACCAAACATTATTTAAAGGCTGGTCAAAGCAAGATTATGAAGCAGTTGCAGAGGCACTTGAAATGATGAACATTACAGAATTTGCCGACCGAAATATTGATGAGCTATCGGGTGGTCAGCGCCAGCGTGTCTGGATTGCGATGGCATTAGCGCAACAAACAGATATTTTATTTTTAGATGAGCCGACTACATTTTTAGATATTACATATCAAGTCGAAATTTTAGATTTGCTAACAGATTTAAACAAAAAATATGGTACAACCATTGTGATGGTACTACACGATATTAACCTTTCTGCTCGCTATGCAGATTACTTATTTGCATTAAAAAATGGACGCTTACTTGCAGAGGGGGCACCTCAAAGTATTATTACAAGCGAATTAATTAAAGAAACCTTTGATTTAGATAGCATGGTAATCGAAGACCCTGTTTCAAAAACACCTTTAATTGTTCCGGTTGGGCGTTATCATTGTGTATAA
- a CDS encoding PhnE/PtxC family ABC transporter permease, with product MEHTSLLQGIYLKNGKIKTRTMTKATITVRVVIIFLSIFTLVGPFLLKYSAIDWPTALFYTLDNLKMMFLQPAFNQITFATAITQILITLALAFLSTILGAILSFFLAINTAKNLAPAGLSNAIIAFNSVIRAVPTVLWVLIFAIVAGLGAVAAVLGMMLHTMAYLTKAYAESFEEIEEGTIEALRAAGASWWHIIFHCVLPQSASYLVSWTFLRFETNYGVAIAMGAAAAAGGIGFELFMSSSFYYDLYEVGMITYCALIVAIVLEITALQIKKRLMAR from the coding sequence ATGGAGCACACATCTTTGTTGCAAGGGATTTATCTTAAAAATGGAAAAATCAAAACGCGCACAATGACAAAGGCGACAATTACGGTACGTGTGGTCATCATTTTTTTATCCATCTTTACATTAGTAGGTCCCTTTCTCTTAAAATATTCGGCAATTGATTGGCCAACAGCGCTTTTTTATACATTGGATAATTTGAAAATGATGTTTTTGCAGCCTGCCTTTAATCAAATTACCTTTGCTACAGCGATTACACAAATTTTGATTACGTTGGCATTAGCTTTTTTATCGACGATATTAGGCGCAATTCTTTCTTTTTTCTTAGCAATTAACACAGCGAAAAATTTAGCGCCAGCAGGTCTGTCCAATGCAATTATTGCATTTAACTCTGTTATTCGTGCAGTGCCAACTGTACTTTGGGTATTAATTTTTGCTATCGTTGCAGGGCTAGGGGCTGTGGCGGCAGTGCTTGGGATGATGCTGCATACAATGGCTTATTTAACGAAAGCCTATGCAGAATCCTTCGAGGAAATTGAAGAAGGAACAATTGAGGCGCTGCGTGCAGCTGGCGCTAGCTGGTGGCATATTATTTTCCACTGTGTATTGCCACAATCCGCCTCCTATCTTGTATCGTGGACGTTTTTACGTTTTGAAACGAACTACGGTGTAGCTATCGCAATGGGAGCAGCAGCGGCAGCGGGGGGGATTGGCTTCGAGCTATTTATGTCCTCAAGCTTCTATTATGATTTATATGAGGTCGGCATGATAACTTACTGTGCATTGATTGTAGCGATTGTTTTAGAAATCACTGCACTACAAATCAAAAAGCGCTTGATGGCTCGTTAG
- a CDS encoding alpha-D-ribose 1-methylphosphonate 5-phosphate C-P-lyase PhnJ: MREVPFALLDEQSKKEIRRAILKGVAIPGYQVPFASREMPIGRGWGTGGLQLTLALIGKEDTLKVIDQGADDSVNAVNIKKLVQKTTGVQTTTHTQEASIVQSRHRIPEVPLTKEQILVLQVPEPEPLRAIERSEYKTKRYHAEKEYSGAYLMLFEQIMRYNQTSQGADYPVLVNGRYVMNPSPIPRFDNPKIHHNEALILFGAGREKKIYAVPPYTNVQSLAFEDYPFVVEQFAGKICRETGLSNVFLDELTDEETGETYYLCNDTSYMEEVLARKVAVKQ; the protein is encoded by the coding sequence ATGAGAGAAGTGCCATTCGCATTATTAGATGAGCAGTCGAAAAAGGAAATACGACGTGCGATATTAAAGGGCGTTGCGATTCCCGGTTATCAAGTCCCCTTTGCCTCGCGTGAAATGCCGATTGGGCGTGGCTGGGGAACAGGTGGCCTGCAATTGACATTGGCGCTTATTGGTAAGGAGGATACGTTGAAAGTAATTGACCAAGGAGCAGATGACTCGGTCAATGCAGTCAATATTAAAAAGCTTGTACAAAAAACAACAGGTGTTCAAACGACAACGCACACGCAGGAGGCATCGATTGTTCAATCACGTCATCGTATTCCAGAGGTGCCACTTACAAAGGAGCAAATTCTTGTATTGCAAGTGCCAGAGCCAGAGCCATTGCGTGCAATTGAGCGCAGTGAATATAAAACGAAGCGTTATCATGCAGAAAAGGAATATAGCGGCGCTTATTTAATGCTTTTTGAGCAAATTATGCGTTATAACCAAACATCACAAGGAGCCGATTATCCTGTGCTAGTAAATGGGCGCTATGTAATGAATCCAAGTCCGATTCCGCGCTTTGATAATCCAAAAATTCATCACAACGAAGCGCTTATCCTATTTGGGGCAGGGCGTGAGAAGAAAATTTATGCTGTACCCCCTTACACTAATGTGCAATCACTTGCCTTTGAGGACTATCCATTTGTAGTGGAGCAATTTGCAGGGAAAATTTGCCGTGAAACAGGCTTATCGAATGTTTTCTTAGATGAGTTAACAGATGAGGAAACAGGCGAAACATACTATTTATGTAATGATACGAGCTATATGGAAGAGGTACTGGCGCGAAAGGTGGCGGTGAAGCAATGA